A region of the Geomonas subterranea genome:
TTACAACGGGACAAGTTTATAGTGCACGGCTTATGTGTCAAGCGTTATGGCGGGGAAACTCAGCAGGGAGGCGGGGGAACTTATTTTTTACGCGTGGAAGGGACCAGGAACCTGGCGTGCTCGGGGTGCCGGCACAGGTACTGGTGGCCAAAGGCCATGGCGTAGGGGCAGGAGCGTTTCTTTGCCATGCAGATGGAAAATGCCGGGACCAGGGGGTGGGTTCGGCAGAGCGTCTCGTCGGGTTGCCCGGCCGCGACGCCGGATTCGCCCGTCTCCTCCGCGGGGACTTTCGTGGTGTCGCAGGCCTCCTCGGCGTGCTCCTTGCTGCGCATTCGCTACTCCTGGCGGGTTGGTTTACGGCTCAAACCATCGCCAGTATGCGGTGAAGACTCCCTCAAATAAATAGGGAAATTGGCAAGCCCCGCTGCGGCATATCACATGCCGCCCGGGGCGGGGCCGCCGTCACTTCAAAGAGGTCAGCCCCTGCCGCACCGCGTACTTGGTCAGCTCGGCGATGCTGAACAGGTCCAGTTTCTTCATGATGCTGTGGCGCTGGTTTTCAACGGTTTTGACGCTGACGCCGAAGGCGAAGGCGATCTCCTTGGCGTTGGAGCCGTTGGCGATGAGCTGCAGGATCTCCCTCTCGCGGGTCGAGAGATTCTCGTAGGTGGCCGGGACATCCTCGGGGATGCGCTGCAGGTATTCCTTGATCAAAAGGGTGGTCACCCTCGCCGGCAGGTACGTCTCTCCGGCGGCGATGGCGCGGATGGCGGTGGCGAGCTCGGAGAAGGCGGCATCCTTCAACACGTACCCGTTGGCCCCCGCCTTCAACACCTCCACCACGAAGCGACGGTCCGATTCCATGGACAGGGCCAGGACCTTCACCTCCGGGAAAGCGGTGGTGATGCTGCGGGTGGCATCGATGCCGTTGGTGTCGGGCATGGAGATATCCATCACGATGATGTCGGGGCGTTCCTTCCTGGTCAGGCGGATCGCCTCTGCGCCGGTTCCCGCCTCGGCGCTCACCATCATGTCCTCTTCCTTGTCAATCAGCGCGCGCAGCCCCTGGCGCACGATGGCGTGGTCGTCGGCGATCAAAACCTTCATCTTCATGTCCCCCCCTTTATCAGCCTAGGATCCCAGCGGTACCCTGATGGTTGCCACGGTCCCGCCTGCTCCCTTGTTGGTGACGGTAAAACTCCCGCCCAGGTGTTGTATCTTCTGCCTGACGTTGACCAGTCCGAAGCCGCCGCTTCGCGTTACCGACGCATCCTGCTCCGCCCCGTAACCGACGCCGTCGTCTTCAACCGAGATCACCAGGACCCCGTCGCACCGGGACAACTCGACCCGGCAGCGCAGCGTGCCGGCGTGCTTGATCACGTTCAGCATCAGTTCGCGGACCGCCTGGAACAAGGTGGAGCGAATCTCGTAGGGCAAGGTCTTTTCCTGGCCGTCGTCAATGAACTCCGTATCCAGCCCGAAATCCGCGCTGAACTCCTCACCGAGCCACCGCAACGCCGCCTCCAGCCCCGCACTGGCGAGAAGCGGGGGACGGAGCTGGAAGGTGAGCGACCTGATATCCTGTATGGTCTGCTGGACCAGTGCTCCTACCGCCTCGGCCTCGGCCTCGCATTCGGCGGCGGGAACGGTGCTGGCCAGGGCGTCCAGTTTGATCTTGGCCAGGATGAGCCGCTGGCCGACCTGGTCGTGCAGCTCGCTGGCGATACGGTCGCGCTCCCGCTCCTCGGCCATGGCCAGGTCGAGGGCCATGTCCTGCAGCTTCTGCTGCTGGGCCAAAAGCTCGACTTCCACCTTCTTGCGGATCTCGATCTCCTGGGTCAGGTGCTCGTTGATGAGCTGCAGCTTCGCCGTCCTCTGCTGCACCTCCTCCTCGAGGTGCTGGCGCACGCCAGCCAGCATCTCCTCAGTCTGCTTGCGTTGGGTGATGTCCAGCACCACTCCCATGAGACCGGTCACCTCCCCCCCCTCCGAGATGAGCGGCTGGTAGCTTGCCAGCCAGTGGTGCAGCACCGGGTCAGTTGGATCAACCCTCCCCTGCACTTCGACATTCAGGACACACTCCCCCCGCTCCAGGACGGGGCGCCAAAGTTCCCGGATCTGGGCAGCCACCCCAGGCGGCAGCACCTCGTCGATGCGGCGCCCCACGTGCTCGCAGATGCTCTTTCCGTTGAGCCTGGCCAAGTGCTCGTTGAGACGCAAGTAGCGCAGGTCACGGTCCACCACGAAGAGCCCGACCGGGGTGTGAGTATAGATATTGGCCAGTTCCTGCAGCTGCATCCGGTAGCGTTGCTCGCTAGCGTGCAGGGCCTGGGTGTAATCGCCCATCTTCTGGGTCACGCCGTTGAACAGCCGGGCCAGTTGCGACAGCTCGTCGTCCCCCTCCACCTCGATGCCGTGGGTCAGATCCCCGGAAGCGACGACGTCCGCGCCCCGCTTTATGGCTGCCATGCGCCGGCGCAGCACCCCGTTCAAAAACGCCGAGTTGAGTATGGTGACGAGCGCCATCAAAACGACGAGCAGCAGGGTGAGGTAGATCATCCGGTCGCTGGCCCTGTGGAAACGGTCCCGGGCCAGTTCCTGCAAGTTCACCGCCTCCTGCTGCAGCGCGGAGTCCTTGAGCATGATCTGGCTGTAGAGCCGGCTGGCGAACTCGTCGTGATGGGCCGGGTCTGCCACCGGGATCC
Encoded here:
- a CDS encoding response regulator transcription factor, whose protein sequence is MKMKVLIADDHAIVRQGLRALIDKEEDMMVSAEAGTGAEAIRLTRKERPDIIVMDISMPDTNGIDATRSITTAFPEVKVLALSMESDRRFVVEVLKAGANGYVLKDAAFSELATAIRAIAAGETYLPARVTTLLIKEYLQRIPEDVPATYENLSTREREILQLIANGSNAKEIAFAFGVSVKTVENQRHSIMKKLDLFSIAELTKYAVRQGLTSLK
- a CDS encoding sensor histidine kinase, with protein sequence MTFARRLKIISLLSFTLLVIVAALLAWSSRELAVAERNHVVADQIQSTVFHRATMRDEYFSFGLERAREQWFALNEVATRLLAQGLPQVEDDAAKQILERSRLDLAESVQISKRLVEQVRRIPVADPAHHDEFASRLYSQIMLKDSALQQEAVNLQELARDRFHRASDRMIYLTLLLVVLMALVTILNSAFLNGVLRRRMAAIKRGADVVASGDLTHGIEVEGDDELSQLARLFNGVTQKMGDYTQALHASEQRYRMQLQELANIYTHTPVGLFVVDRDLRYLRLNEHLARLNGKSICEHVGRRIDEVLPPGVAAQIRELWRPVLERGECVLNVEVQGRVDPTDPVLHHWLASYQPLISEGGEVTGLMGVVLDITQRKQTEEMLAGVRQHLEEEVQQRTAKLQLINEHLTQEIEIRKKVEVELLAQQQKLQDMALDLAMAEERERDRIASELHDQVGQRLILAKIKLDALASTVPAAECEAEAEAVGALVQQTIQDIRSLTFQLRPPLLASAGLEAALRWLGEEFSADFGLDTEFIDDGQEKTLPYEIRSTLFQAVRELMLNVIKHAGTLRCRVELSRCDGVLVISVEDDGVGYGAEQDASVTRSGGFGLVNVRQKIQHLGGSFTVTNKGAGGTVATIRVPLGS